A genome region from Conger conger chromosome 16, fConCon1.1, whole genome shotgun sequence includes the following:
- the LOC133114694 gene encoding SEC14-like protein 5, protein MVQKYQSPVRIHKYPFEMVMAAYERRFPTCPLIPVFLGSVILSEDVSADGSLRTVQRRCQLHVEAPRLLKKMAGVEHIYFIQTNTYNWKDRTLFIEAHNETFESRVTVTETCCYSVHTENEDWTCFEQSASLDIKSFFGFESTVEKIALKQYTANIKRGKEVIEHYVNELIAEGICEIPRWVPPERAGRTEPSTLLCALSPQPSPDTGSDLDPPSDSPVEGAAADADKLDADYIERYLGNLTLMQESCLIQLRQWLQETHKGKIPKDEHILRFLRARDFSLDKARDMLCQSLSWRKEHQIDYILGAWALPACLEEYYAGGWHFHDSSGRPLYVLRLGQMDTKGLVKALGEEALLRHVLSINEEGQKRCEENTKIFGRPITCWTCLLDLENLSTRHLWRPGVKALLRIIEVVEANYPETLGRLLIVRAPRVFPVLWTLISPFINENTRQKFLVCSGNSYQGVGGLEDYISKEVIPDFLGGDCLCSVPEGGPVPKSLYQTQEELQNSGPVSLLAETIYQLAYIVQGEPHEFFIEIPESSSVITWDFDVLKGDVLFNIFRSKRLPLAVDKSTPALAPNVRSVQLTEKSGASGVDYGRVETPLMCREGESIQGSHITRWPGRYILQWRAANHLSGSTLPTVEDVLATLQGSTHKCKIMYYTEVLASHDFRGSMTSLESCQSGFSQLSAATTSSSQSQSSSLISR, encoded by the exons GCGTATGAGAGGCGCTTTCCCACCTGTCCCCTGATCCCCGTCTTCCTGGGCAGCGTGATTCTCAGCGAGGACGTCAGCGCGGACGGCTCCTTGCGAACAGTCCAGCGCAGATGCCAGCTACACGTGGAGGCCCCACGCCTCCTTAAGAAG ATGGCAGGTGTGGAGCACATCTACTTCATTCAGACGAACACGTACAACTGGAAGGACAGGACTCTGTTCATCGAGGCCCACAACGAGACCTTTGAGAGCCGAGTGACTGTCACAGAGACCTGCTGTTATAGC GTCCACACTGAGAATGAGGATTGGACCTGTTTTGAGCAGTCCGCCTCCCTGGACATCAAGTCTTTCTTTGGATTCGAGAGCACTGTGGAGAAGATCGCTTTGAAACAGTACACTGCGAACATCAAGCGG GGTAAGGAGGTGATTGAGCACTACGTGAACGAGCTGATCGCGGAGGGAATTTGTGAAATCCCACGCTGGGTCCCTCCGGAGCGGGCCGGCCGGACCGAGCCCTCCACCCTGCTCTGcgccctctctcctcagccctcaCCGGACACGGGGTCAGACCTGGACCCCCCCTCAGATAGCCCTGTGGAGGGGGCTGCAGCTGAcg CAGACAAGTTAGATGCTGACTACATTGAGCGTTACCTTGGGAACCTGACACTGATGCAGGAGAGCTGTCTCATTCAGCTCAGACAGTGGCTGCAGGAGACACATAAAGGAAAG ATCCCCAAAGACGAGCACATCCTCCGCTTCCTGCGGGCGCGGGACTTCAGCCTGGACAAGGCGCGGGACATGCTGTGCCAGTCGCTCAGCTGGAGGAAGGAGCACCAGATAGACTACATCCTGGGCGCTTGGGCGCTCCCTGCCTGCCTGGAGGAGTACTACGCCGGCGGGTGGCACTTCCACGACAGCAGCGGGCGGCCGCTGTACGTCCTGCGGCTGGGACAGATGGACACCAAGGGCCTGGTGAAGGCCCTGGGGGAGGAAGCCCTGCTCAGGCAC GTGCTGTCAATCAATGAGGAAGGACAGAAAAGATGCGAGGAGAACACTAAAATATTTGGCAGACCAATCAC GTGCTGGACATGTCTGCTGGACCTGGAGAATCTGAGCACCAGACACCTGTGGAGGCCGGGGGTGAAGGCACTGCTGAGGATCATCGAGGTGGTGGAGGCCAACTACCCCGAGACACTAGGGCGGCTCCTGATTGTACGCGCACCCCGTGTGTTCCCCGTGCTCTGGACCCTG ATAAGCCCATTCATAAACGAGAACACACGACAGAAGTTCCTGGTCTGCAGTGGAAACAGTTATCAGGGCGTGGGAGGGCTGGAAGACTACATCAGTAAAGAGGTCATCCCAGACTTCCTTGGCGGGGATTGTCTT TGCTCTGTACCAGAAGGAGGCCCGGTTCCTAAATCCCTGTATCAGACCCAGGAAGAGCTGCAGAACTCAGGACCCGTCAGTCTGCTGGCAGAGACCATCTACCAGTTGGCTTACATCGTCCAGGGGGAACCGCATGAG TTCTTCATAGAGATCCCAGAGAGTTCCTCTGTTATCACCTGGGATTTCGATGTCTTGAAGGGGGATGTCTTGTTCAACATCTTCCGCTCCAAACGGCTGCCCCTGGCAGTGGATAAGAGCACGCCGGCCTTGGCCCCGAATGTGCGCAGTGTCCAGCTGACAGAGAAGAGCGGGGCGTCTGGTGTGGACTATGGCAGGGTGGAGACTCCCCTCATGTGTCGGGAGGGGGAGAgcatccag GGCTCCCATATCACCCGCTGGCCTGGCCGCTATATCCTGCAGTGGAGGGCAGCCAACCACCTCTCTGGCTCCACCCTGCCTACTGTAGAAGACGTGCTAGCCACCCTGCAGGGCTCCACCCACAAGTGCAAAATCATGTACTACACCGAGGTGCTGGCCTCCCACGACTTCAG GGGGTCCATGACCAGTTTGGAGTCGTGCCAGAGCGGGTTCTCCCAGCTGAGCG